In the Ostrinia nubilalis chromosome 7, ilOstNubi1.1, whole genome shotgun sequence genome, one interval contains:
- the LOC135073292 gene encoding splicing factor YJU2-like encodes MAPFNMRCATCGEYIYKGKKFNARKEDVEIEDYLGIRIYSAHGAFKISFKTDPKNTDYEIEAGATRHFRALKLAEEQTKREEEEQKEEEANNPMKLLEYRTEQSTQEIELLESLEE; translated from the exons ATGGCCCCATTCAACATGCGCTGCGCGACGTGTGGCGAGTACATCTACAAAGGAAAGAAGTTCAACGCCCGTAAAGAGGATGTAGAGATTGAGGACTATCTTGGGATAAGAATTTACAG TGCACACGGTGCCTTCAAGATATCATTCAAGACAGATCCTAAGAACACGGACTACGAGATAGAAGCGGGGGCCACGAGGCACTTCCGGGCTCTGAAACTGGCGGAGGAGCAGACCAAGCGGGAAGAAGAGGAACAAAAGGAGGAGGAAGCCAACAATCCTATGAAGTTATTAG agtATAGAACCGAACAATCAACACAAGAAATTGAACTGTTGGAGAGTCTTGAAGAATGA
- the LOC135073493 gene encoding cytoplasmic dynein 2 heavy chain 1-like — translation MLNSFEPATAKRASAACAPLAAWVRANLAYAAAAARVRPLQAQQARLHKNLVAAEKQLHALSSGLATVEERVAALQQQLGQHSRDAAALELSLSNATSTIAAATALIATLAQEYDAWETDGGEISLRPEGTAQVPLYASAARETALAWLRAPLARPLARPLAALHAVALAVAPAAD, via the exons ATGCTCAA CTCGTTCGAGCCGGCCACGGCCAAGCGTGCGAGCGCGGCGTGCGCGCCCCTGGCCGCCTGGGTGCGCGCCAACTTGGCctacgccgccgccgccgcgcgcgtgcGCCCGCTGCAGGCCCAGCAGGCGCGGCTACATAA AAATCTTGTCGCCGCCGAGAAGCAGCTGCACGCTTTATCCAGCGGACTGGCCACAGTAGAGGAGCGCGTGGCAGCGCTGCAGCAGCAACTGGGCCAGCATTCGCGAGACGCGGCCGCGCTAGAGCTGTCCCTTTCAAATGCTACTAGCACCAtcgccgccgccaccgcgctCATCGCCACGCTCGCGCAGGAGTATGATGCCTGGGAGACTGAC GGCGGCGAGATATCGCTTCGCCCCGAGGGCACGGCGCAGGTGCCGCTGTACGCCAGCGCGGCGCGCGAGACAGCCCTGGCGTGGCTGCGCGCGCCGCTAGCTCGCCCGCTCGCGCGCCCGCTCGCCGCGCTGCACGCCGTCGCGCTCGCCGTCGCGCCCGCCGCCGACTGA